A window of the Halotia branconii CENA392 genome harbors these coding sequences:
- a CDS encoding glycosyltransferase translates to MRVCVVKDVPHDWLLPQVSAMIHHGGASTTAAVLRAGIPSIVVPFFADQPIWGEKLTRLGVSPTPIPYKKVSEKTLAQAIQVVLGDEVMRSKAQELGDKIRREDGVANAVEAFHRHLGIIST, encoded by the coding sequence ATGCGCGTGTGTGTAGTTAAAGACGTTCCCCATGATTGGCTGCTGCCGCAAGTATCAGCAATGATTCATCATGGAGGTGCAAGCACAACGGCGGCGGTTTTACGTGCAGGGATACCCTCAATCGTCGTACCCTTCTTTGCAGATCAGCCAATTTGGGGTGAAAAGCTAACCCGACTGGGAGTAAGCCCTACGCCCATACCGTACAAGAAAGTGTCAGAAAAAACTTTAGCACAAGCAATTCAAGTAGTGCTAGGTGATGAGGTGATGCGGTCGAAAGCGCAAGAGTTAGGTGATAAGATTAGGCGTGAAGATGGTGTAGCAAATGCAGTTGAGGCATTTCACCGTCATCTTGGGATTATCTCTACCTAA
- the rpaB gene encoding response regulator transcription factor RpaB, translating to MESHQEKILVVDDEASIRRILETRLSMIGYDVVTAGDGEEALDTFRKVEPDLVVLDVMMPKLDGYGVCQELRKESDVPIIMLTALADVADRITGLELGADDYMAKPFSPKELESRIRSVLRRRSYRTSTAVISSLGVIEVDDLKIDTNKRQVYKTGVRIRLTGVEYSLLELLMSHSGKSFSRGEILQQVWGYNAGQHADTRVVDVHISRLRGKLEDDPENPELIITARGAGYLFQRIIEPKHEL from the coding sequence TTGGAAAGTCACCAAGAAAAAATCCTGGTGGTAGACGACGAAGCAAGCATTCGCCGGATTTTAGAAACGCGCCTTTCCATGATTGGCTACGACGTAGTGACGGCTGGCGACGGGGAAGAAGCTTTGGACACTTTTCGCAAAGTTGAACCTGACTTAGTAGTTTTAGATGTGATGATGCCCAAGCTAGATGGCTATGGTGTGTGCCAAGAATTACGCAAAGAATCTGATGTGCCAATTATTATGCTAACAGCGTTGGCAGATGTAGCAGATCGGATCACTGGGCTGGAATTGGGGGCTGATGACTATATGGCGAAACCATTCTCTCCTAAAGAGTTGGAGTCAAGGATTCGCTCGGTGCTGCGACGCAGAAGTTATAGAACAAGCACTGCTGTGATTTCTAGTTTGGGAGTGATTGAAGTAGACGATCTCAAAATTGATACGAATAAGCGGCAAGTCTACAAAACAGGTGTGCGGATTCGATTAACGGGCGTAGAGTATAGCTTGCTAGAGTTATTGATGAGTCACTCTGGAAAATCTTTTTCCCGTGGAGAAATATTGCAGCAAGTGTGGGGTTACAACGCAGGACAACACGCAGATACTCGTGTGGTGGATGTGCATATTTCTCGATTAAGGGGAAAGCTAGAAGATGACCCGGAAAATCCAGAGTTAATTATTACGGCTAGAGGAGCAGGTTATCTTTTTCAACGAATTATTGAACCAAAGCATGAGCTATGA
- a CDS encoding DUF488 family protein — MTIYTSYYSGIIKGEAVSISLYPPKNWKGKHLPLFAPTPELLKWWKSSAKDAAAQQKYKRQFHEILLSRQQLIDLWVQKQRESSADITLCCYEKTGDFCHRHQVGEEIVQAYLPEYWGGEIGAAQKPQLKIIPGGKFSPNATYPSRILNLIEKCHQSGCPVVCDRLDCGYYRVSLRGESLGVWSELGLLGVLSGLRQEFYRERLVPSISNPNASTKVETISNRMVFTSSHQVEAQSRYKL, encoded by the coding sequence ATGACTATCTACACTTCGTATTATAGTGGCATTATCAAAGGAGAAGCAGTCTCTATCTCCCTTTATCCCCCCAAGAACTGGAAAGGCAAGCACTTACCATTATTCGCCCCGACTCCCGAATTACTGAAGTGGTGGAAATCATCAGCCAAAGATGCGGCCGCGCAGCAGAAATACAAGCGCCAGTTTCACGAGATACTGCTATCCCGGCAGCAGCTGATTGATTTGTGGGTGCAAAAGCAGCGGGAATCGAGTGCAGATATTACCCTGTGCTGCTACGAGAAGACTGGGGATTTTTGCCATCGCCATCAAGTGGGTGAAGAAATTGTACAAGCGTATTTGCCAGAATATTGGGGTGGAGAAATCGGTGCTGCTCAAAAGCCACAGTTGAAAATCATCCCCGGTGGCAAATTCTCTCCGAACGCTACATATCCATCAAGAATTTTGAACCTCATTGAGAAATGCCACCAGTCCGGCTGTCCCGTTGTTTGCGATCGCTTAGACTGTGGGTATTATCGGGTTTCTCTACGCGGTGAAAGTTTGGGCGTTTGGTCAGAGTTGGGATTGCTGGGGGTGCTGTCGGGATTGCGGCAGGAGTTCTATCGAGAACGTCTTGTCCCCTCAATCTCCAATCCAAATGCGAGTACAAAAGTAGAGACAATAAGCAACCGCATGGTATTCACTTCGTCCCACCAAGTAGAAGCTCAAAGCAGATATAAGCTTTGA
- a CDS encoding DUF1392 family protein — protein MTQLINTLENCWYLSPPWGKQMPPLTINLLERVYVTTSNSFGYCCGVEWLQDDWNYAVALDNEVVYTSVNQLIGTGKLQPAIDKPVFALGKKVVFRCNRDISKLRIVQGIHQIEDFWTYTVEWVSPELCECDGKLITSGDRRAWVTDTDLARV, from the coding sequence ATGACTCAACTTATCAACACCCTAGAAAACTGCTGGTATCTCTCCCCACCTTGGGGTAAACAAATGCCGCCACTGACCATCAATCTACTAGAGCGAGTCTACGTCACTACCAGCAACTCGTTCGGATATTGCTGTGGTGTCGAGTGGCTGCAAGATGATTGGAACTATGCTGTTGCGCTTGACAATGAAGTGGTTTATACATCAGTAAACCAACTCATTGGCACAGGAAAACTACAACCAGCCATAGACAAGCCCGTCTTTGCACTGGGCAAGAAAGTAGTATTTCGCTGCAACAGAGATATCAGCAAGCTCCGTATTGTTCAAGGTATCCATCAGATCGAGGATTTCTGGACTTATACCGTCGAGTGGGTATCTCCAGAACTGTGCGAATGCGATGGCAAGCTAATTACATCAGGCGACCGCAGAGCTTGGGTAACAGATACCGACCTAGCGAGGGTGTAG